A genomic segment from Microbulbifer elongatus encodes:
- a CDS encoding isoprenylcysteine carboxylmethyltransferase family protein: protein MKKIKSKKASRKSTGAGAAQQSATAAAVPSCPAAPTNIWINLFALGLSLAAVFWLRAYGQDLHVKTQSLVVVAVALALPIIILEWLILKPWRNPSAGLDFRRVNFSLGRTALKLLGFYLTVGSVAFVYWLFPEYHGSFYDNYFTVVKAVLPWWMLLAVPYFYLVDGAMQSPKDSYWQLGSWIMGNRKGVSGKTIGQLYLGWLVKLFFLPLMFVYLGNNLTNLLNFDFSRLLVSFKSVFDFTFNFLFYIDLLFVTVGYVCTLRLFDSHIRTAEPSFLGWGVALIGYQPFWSLFSGTYLKYDDAPAWGYWFWDTPWAYTLWGSIILLLIAIYVWASIPFGIRFSNLTHRGILTNGPYRFTKHPAYISKNLSWWMISMPFMVSASGSEALRQSLLLLMVNFIYFMRARTEERHLAWDPTYVAYARYIGERGIFAFIGRRFPLLRFGNGRLFYHGDDAPAVEPLVTGSTAPSAPARPA from the coding sequence ATGAAAAAAATAAAAAGCAAAAAAGCCTCCCGTAAGTCGACCGGCGCGGGCGCTGCGCAGCAGTCGGCGACCGCCGCTGCCGTTCCGTCCTGTCCTGCGGCGCCAACCAATATCTGGATCAACCTGTTCGCCCTGGGGTTATCTCTGGCGGCGGTATTCTGGCTGCGCGCCTACGGGCAGGATCTGCACGTGAAGACCCAGTCTCTGGTGGTGGTGGCGGTAGCATTGGCGTTGCCGATCATCATTCTGGAGTGGCTGATCCTCAAGCCCTGGCGCAACCCTTCCGCCGGCCTGGATTTTCGTCGCGTCAATTTCAGCCTTGGTCGCACGGCACTGAAGCTGCTTGGCTTTTATCTTACTGTCGGTTCCGTCGCGTTTGTCTACTGGCTGTTTCCGGAATATCACGGCTCGTTCTACGACAACTATTTCACCGTGGTGAAAGCTGTGCTGCCCTGGTGGATGCTGCTTGCGGTTCCGTATTTCTATCTGGTCGATGGCGCCATGCAGTCGCCCAAGGACAGCTACTGGCAGCTGGGCAGCTGGATCATGGGTAACCGCAAAGGCGTGTCCGGAAAAACCATTGGCCAGTTGTACCTGGGATGGCTGGTAAAACTGTTCTTCTTGCCGCTGATGTTTGTGTACCTGGGCAACAATCTTACCAACCTGCTGAATTTTGACTTCTCACGTCTGCTGGTGAGCTTCAAGTCTGTTTTTGATTTCACTTTCAACTTCCTGTTTTACATCGACCTGCTGTTTGTGACCGTGGGTTATGTGTGCACCCTGCGACTGTTTGACTCCCATATCCGCACCGCTGAGCCGAGCTTTCTCGGTTGGGGCGTGGCGCTGATCGGTTATCAGCCGTTCTGGAGCCTGTTCTCCGGTACCTATCTCAAGTACGACGATGCACCGGCGTGGGGCTACTGGTTCTGGGATACCCCCTGGGCCTACACCCTGTGGGGATCGATCATTCTGTTGCTGATCGCGATTTATGTGTGGGCCAGCATTCCGTTTGGTATCCGCTTTTCCAACCTGACGCATCGCGGCATCCTGACCAACGGACCCTACCGTTTCACCAAACACCCGGCCTATATCAGCAAGAACCTGTCCTGGTGGATGATCTCCATGCCCTTTATGGTCAGCGCCAGTGGCTCCGAAGCCCTGCGCCAGTCCCTGCTGTTGCTGATGGTGAATTTCATTTACTTCATGCGTGCGCGCACCGAGGAGCGTCATCTTGCCTGGGATCCCACCTATGTAGCCTATGCGCGCTATATTGGAGAGCGGGGTATCTTTGCCTTTATCGGACGCCGCTTCCCGCTGCTGCGGTTTGGTAACGGTCGCCTGTTCTACCACGGCGACGATGCCCCGGCGGTAGAGCCTCTGGTGACCGGATCAACGGCGCCTTCCGCCCCGGCCAGACCTGCCTGA
- a CDS encoding sulfite exporter TauE/SafE family protein: MPEWSVLAAALAIGFFGSSHCIGMCGGISGALGLAVPGEKPQWPRLLGYSAGRIASYALMGLIVGAVGAYLAVDLAAGLAPLRVVAGLMLIAMALYLANWWRGLVWLERGGAVLWRGLQPLSRRLLPVNSTSQAVALGALWGWLPCGLVYSALTYALAQGSAPQAALAMFAFGLGTAPAVLATGVAATRLRALIQKPGVRLSMASLVFVFGLWTLWGGFGHGDHGQHGGHAGQHGPHTESHSEELPVEPSAGSHHHHHHADQYTADDESDDGAAD, translated from the coding sequence ATGCCCGAATGGAGCGTGCTGGCCGCGGCGCTGGCAATCGGCTTTTTTGGCAGTAGCCACTGTATCGGGATGTGCGGCGGTATCTCCGGCGCGCTGGGGCTGGCGGTGCCCGGCGAGAAGCCCCAGTGGCCCAGACTGCTGGGTTACTCCGCGGGCCGGATCGCCAGTTATGCGCTGATGGGGCTGATTGTCGGCGCCGTCGGCGCCTATCTGGCGGTGGACCTAGCCGCCGGTCTGGCACCACTGCGGGTCGTTGCCGGTTTGATGCTGATTGCGATGGCCCTGTACCTGGCGAACTGGTGGCGCGGGCTGGTGTGGCTGGAGCGCGGCGGCGCCGTGCTGTGGCGCGGGTTGCAGCCACTCTCCCGGCGTCTGTTGCCGGTCAATTCCACTTCGCAGGCCGTCGCTCTGGGGGCCCTGTGGGGCTGGTTGCCCTGCGGCCTTGTTTACAGTGCGCTGACCTATGCCCTGGCGCAGGGCAGTGCGCCGCAAGCCGCGCTGGCCATGTTTGCATTCGGCCTGGGTACGGCGCCGGCGGTACTGGCCACGGGAGTGGCGGCAACCCGTTTGCGCGCGCTGATCCAGAAACCCGGCGTACGCCTGTCCATGGCATCTCTGGTATTCGTGTTCGGGCTGTGGACCCTTTGGGGGGGCTTTGGTCACGGCGATCACGGCCAGCATGGGGGCCATGCCGGGCAGCACGGCCCGCATACGGAATCCCACTCAGAAGAACTTCCTGTCGAACCCTCTGCTGGCTCCCATCACCACCATCATCACGCCGATCAGTATACCGCGGATGATGAGTCTGACGACGGAGCTGCCGACTGA
- the ccoS gene encoding cbb3-type cytochrome oxidase assembly protein CcoS has translation MDSIFLLVPIVILFIAGAVKLFFWAVNSGQYDDLETEGRRILFDDDVVPPPGASEADRAPAENHRRKGD, from the coding sequence GTGGACAGTATCTTCTTATTGGTGCCCATTGTGATTCTCTTCATCGCCGGCGCGGTGAAGCTGTTTTTCTGGGCGGTAAACAGTGGTCAGTACGACGACCTGGAGACCGAGGGGCGCCGTATCCTGTTTGACGATGACGTGGTCCCGCCCCCAGGCGCGTCTGAAGCTGATCGCGCGCCGGCGGAAAACCACCGGCGGAAGGGCGACTGA